From a region of the Synechococcus sp. PCC 7502 genome:
- the larE gene encoding ATP-dependent sacrificial sulfur transferase LarE → MLDSHLTAKLAHLHQIFKECERVLVAYSGGIDSTLVAKVAFDVLGDQAIAVTANSPSLLPTDLESAITQAVEIGITHQVITTAEMENPNYTSNPVNRCYFCKSELHDRLKPLAQELGYDYVIDGLNADDLKDYRPGIAAAKERGVRSPLAEVGITKLEVRMLSKYLHLPWWNKPSQPCLSSRFPYGESITISKLQRVGNAEQHLRTLMGNEIDLRVRSYGDTAQIEIPVEVIPSFVAEIDFSQLVLSFKQFGFQTVTLDLEGFRSGKLNQVLDQVLEMGSKT, encoded by the coding sequence ATGTTGGATTCTCACTTAACCGCAAAACTAGCGCACTTGCATCAGATATTTAAAGAATGTGAACGAGTTTTAGTTGCCTATTCGGGGGGAATTGATAGTACCTTGGTGGCAAAAGTTGCCTTTGATGTTTTAGGAGATCAAGCGATCGCCGTAACTGCAAATTCTCCTTCTCTCTTACCAACTGATTTAGAGTCCGCCATCACCCAAGCCGTAGAAATTGGCATAACCCATCAAGTGATTACAACGGCGGAGATGGAAAATCCCAATTACACTTCTAACCCTGTCAATCGTTGCTATTTTTGTAAAAGCGAATTGCACGATCGCCTTAAACCCCTTGCTCAAGAACTGGGTTACGATTATGTCATTGATGGCTTAAATGCTGATGATCTTAAGGACTATCGTCCTGGTATTGCCGCCGCAAAGGAAAGAGGGGTGCGATCGCCCTTAGCAGAAGTAGGAATTACTAAGCTAGAAGTGCGGATGCTATCTAAGTATTTGCATTTACCTTGGTGGAATAAACCATCTCAACCCTGCCTAAGTTCAAGATTTCCCTACGGGGAAAGTATCACGATCTCCAAGCTGCAAAGGGTAGGAAATGCGGAGCAACATCTCCGTACCTTAATGGGTAACGAAATCGATCTGCGGGTACGTTCCTATGGTGACACTGCCCAGATTGAAATCCCTGTCGAGGTAATTCCTAGTTTTGTGGCTGAAATTGACTTTTCCCAACTGGTATTATCTTTCAAACAATTTGGTTTCCAGACTGTGACCCTAGACCTAGAAGGCTTCCGCAGTGGCAAGCTTAATCAAGTCCTAGATCAAGTACTAGAAATGGGTAGTAAAACTTGA